One window from the genome of Maylandia zebra isolate NMK-2024a linkage group LG18, Mzebra_GT3a, whole genome shotgun sequence encodes:
- the LOC112432079 gene encoding tripartite motif-containing protein 16-like gives MNQMDQTKFCCSVCLDLLKDPVTIPCGHSYCMNCIKSFWDEEEKKKIYSCPQCRQTFTARPVLVKNTMLADLVEELKKTGLQAAPADHCYAGPEDVACDVCTGRKMKAFKSCLFCLASYCEKHLQTHNIVAASFKKHKLVEPSKKLQENICSRHDEVMKMFCRTDQQSICYLCSVDEHKGHDTVSAAAERTERQRELEVSRQNIQQRIQDREKDVKLLQQEVEAINQSADQTVEHSEKIFTELIHLIQKRSSDVKQQIRSQQETEASRVKELQEKLEQEITELKRKDAELKQLSHTEDHIQFLHNYPSLSALSESTDSSSINIRPLSYFEDVTAAVSEVRDKLQDILREERTNISLTVTEVDVLLSDPPEPKTRAGFLKYSCEITLDPNTAHILLLLSEGNRKATFNLFGQSYSDHPDRFTGYEQVLSRESLTGRCYWEVEWRGEGVCVAVAYKNISRKGNECLFGHNDKSWSLDCNNNSYTFWYNNIQTRVSGPRSSRVGVYLDHRAGILSFYSVSETMTLLHRVQTTFTQPLYAGLWVYFGATAELIKVK, from the coding sequence atgaatcaaatggaccaaacAAAATTCTGCTGTTCAGTCTGTTTGGATCTACTGAAGGATCCGGTGACTATTccctgtggacacagctactgcatgaactgtattaaaagcttctgggatgaagaggaaaagaagaaaatctacagctgccctcagtgcagACAGACTTTCACAGCGAGGCCTGTCCTGGTGAAAAACACCATGTTAGCAGATTtagtggaggagctgaagaagactggactccaagctgctcctgctgatcactgctatgctggacctgaagatgtggcctgtgatgtctgcactggaagaaaaatgaaagccttCAAGTCCTGTTTATTCTGTCTGGCATCTTATTGTGAGAAACACCTTCAGACTCATAATATTGTTGCAGCTTCATTcaagaaacacaagctggtggagccttccaagaagctccaggagaacatctgctctcgtcatgatgaggtgatgaagatgttctgccgtactgatcagcagagtatctgttatctctgctctgtggatgaacataaaggccacgacacagtctcagctgcagcagaaaggactgagaggcagagagagctggaggtgagtcgacaaaacatccagcagagaatccaggacagagagaaagatgtgaagctgcttcaacaggaggtggaggccatcaatcagtctgctgatcaaacagtggagcacagtgagaagatcttcactgagctgatccatctcatccagaaaagaagctctgatgtgaagcagcagatcagatcccagcaggaaactgaagcgagtcgagtcaaagagcttcaggagaagctggagcaggagatcactgagctgaagaggaaagatgctgagctgaagcagctctcacacacagaggatcacatccagtttctacacaactacccctcactgtcagcactcagtgagtctacagactcatccagcatcaatatccgtcctctgagctactttgaggatgtgacagcagctgtgtcagaggtcagagataaactacaggacattctgagagaggaacggacaaacatctcactgacagtcactgaagtggatgttttactgtcagatccaccagagccaaagaccagagctggattcttaaaatattcatgtgaaatcacactggatccaaacacagcacacataTTGCTGTTATTATCAGAGGGGAACAGAAAAGCAACATTCAATTTATTTGGACAGTCTtattctgatcatccagacagattcactGGATATGAACAGGTCCTGAGTAGAGAGAGTCTGACTGGacgttgttactgggaggtggagtggagaggGGAAGGAGTTTGTGTAGCAGTCGCATACAAGAATATCAGCAGAAAAGGAAATGAATGTTTATTTGGACATAATGACAAATCTTGGTCATTAGATTGTAACAACAACAGTTATACATTTTGGTACAACAACATCCAAACTCGTGTCTCAGGTCCTCGTTCCTCCAGAGTaggagtgtacctggatcacagagcaggtattttgtccttctacagcgtctctgaaaccatgactctcctccacagagtccagaccacattcactcagccgctctaTGCTGGACTTTGGGTTTACTTTGGAGCCACAGCTGAGTTGATTAAAGTGAAATAG